Proteins encoded by one window of Dioscorea cayenensis subsp. rotundata cultivar TDr96_F1 chromosome 6, TDr96_F1_v2_PseudoChromosome.rev07_lg8_w22 25.fasta, whole genome shotgun sequence:
- the LOC120263734 gene encoding phospholipase D alpha 1-like isoform X1, which yields MAAILLHGTLHVTIFETNALFNSQKASVAPSKSFWKAPKITKGRLMKRLSWIRRASFCRPKMVESIEESVGLKETNKLYATIDLEKARLGRTRMITENESSNPGWCETFHIYCAHMASDVIFTVKTNNPVGASLIGRAYLPVLEILSGREDVERWLAICDEERKPLAGGAKVHVKVQFLDISRDAQWGTGLQNENYPGVPYTFFPQQRGCKVTLYQDAHVLDGFIPKIPLAGGKYYEPQRCWEDIFDAISNARYLIYITGWSVYTEITLVRDPRRPRPGGDVTLGELLKMKAQEGVRVLMLVWDDRTSVGLLKKDGLMGTHDEETANYFQDTGVHCVLCPRNPDDGSSVVQDLQISTMFTHHQKSVMVDSDIPGSYKMTRRIVSFIGGIDLCDGRYDTQAHSLFRTLCTTHRADFHQPNFEGSSIQKGGPREPWHDIHCRLEGPVAWDVVSNFEQRWRKQSGGKDELLLPLHEMADDDVIIPPSPVILPSDRESWNVQLFRSIDGGAAFGFPEKPEDAARVGLVSGKDHIIDRSIQDAYINAIRRARNFIYIENQYFLGSSYGWRGGDDIKVEDIGALHLIPKELSLKIASKIEAGERFSVYVVVPMWPEGVPESASVQAILDWQRRTMEMMYSDIADALRARGLEATNLDDYLVFFCLGNRELNKEGDGYAPREHPEPNSDYARAQQARRFMIYVHAKLMIVDDEYIIVGSANINQRSMDGARDTEIAIGAYQSAHLSSNTKAARGQIHGFREALWYEHLGVLDKAFLQPESLQCIRNMKRIAARNWELYAADAINRDLPGHLLRYPVVLGDDGQLKALPGMHFFPDTKAPVLGTKSDYLPPILTT from the exons ATGGCGGCCATTCTGCTCCATGGAACTTTGCACGTCACCATCTTTGAGACCAACGCCTTGTTCAACTCTCAAAAGGCTTCAGTTGCTCCTTCCAAAAGCTTCTGGAAG GCTCCGAAGATAACAAAGGGCAGGTTGATGAAAAGATTGTCATGGATCAGGCGAGCATCATTTTGTCGCCCCAAG ATGGTTGAAAGTATAGAGGAATCCGTGGGGCTCAAGGAGACTAACAAGCTGTACGCAACCATTGATCTGGAGAAGGCTCGGCTCGGACGTACAAGAATGATCACAGAGAATGAAAGCAGCAACCCTGGATGGTGTGAGACTTTTCACATCTACTGCGCCCACATGGCTTCCGATGTCATCTTCACAGTCAAGACGAACAACCCAGTTGGAGCATCATTGATCGGAAGAGCTTACCTGCCGGTCTTGGAGATACTCAGCGGTCGCGAAGACGTAGAAAGATGGCTCGCTATCTGCGACGAGGAGCGGAAGCCACTTGCTGGAGGTGCTAAGGTTCATGTGAAGGTGCAGTTCCTTGACATTTCAAGAGACGCCCAATGGGGAACCGGGTTACAGAACGAAAATTACCCTGGTGTTCCTTATACCTTCTTCCCTCAGCAGCGAGGCTGTAAAGTGACGCTATACCAGGACGCTCACGTCCTTGATGGCTTCATTCCTAAGATCCCTCTGGCCGGTGGCAAATATTATGAGCCGCAGCGTTGCTGGGAGGACATCTTTGACGCCATATCCAATGCGCGGTATCTTATTTACATAACCGGCTGGTCGGTATACACGGAGATCACTTTAGTGCGAGATCCCCGTAGGCCCAGACCCGGAGGAGATGTGACCCTCGGGGAGCTGCTTAAGATGAAGGCCCAAGAAGGCGTTCGGGTCCTCATGCTTGTGTGGGATGACAGGACGTCTGTGGGACTGCTGAAGAAGGACGGCCTGATGGGCACACATGACGAAGAAACAGCAAACTACTTCCAGGACACGGGTGTGCATTGTGTGTTGTGCCCCCGAAATCCTGACGATGGCAGCAGCGTGGTTCAGGACCTGCAAATCTCTACTATGTTCACTCATCATCAGAAGAGTGTTATGGTGGATAGCGACATACCTGGCAGCTACAAGATGACGAGGAGGATCGTGAGTTTCATTGGCGGAATCGATTTGTGCGACGGGAGGTATGACACGCAAGCCCATTCTCTTTTCAGGACGCTGTGTACTACGCATCGCGCCGACTTTCACCAGCCCAACTTTGAAGGTTCGTCTATACAAAAGGGCGGGCCGAGAGAACCTTGGCACGACATCCATTGCAGGTTGGAGGGCCCCGTTGCCTGGGACGTAGTCTCCAATTTCGAGCAGCGATGGAGGAAACAGAGCGGTGGAAAAGATGAGCTTCTACTGCCTCTCCACGAGATGGCTGACGATGATGTCATCATCCCACCCTCTCCTGTCATACTCCCCTCTGACAGAGAGTCATGGAACGTGCAGTTATTCAGGTCTATCGACGGGGGCGCCGCGTTCGGCTTCCCAGAGAAACCAGAAGACGCGGCCAGAGTGGGCCTGGTGAGCGGCAAGGATCACATAATTGACCGGAGCATTCAGGATGCTTACATAAATGCCATACGCAGGGCGAGGAATTTTATCTACATTGAGAATCAGTACTTCCTCGGTAGCTCGTACGGCTGGAGGGGCGGTGATGACATCAAGGTGGAGGACATCGGAGCGTTGCATCTCATCCCCAAGGAGCTCTCCTTGAAAATTGCCAGCAAGATTGAAGCCGGGGAGAGATTTTCTGTGTACGTTGTGGTCCCTATGTGGCCTGAGGGCGTACCTGAGAGCGCCTCAGTTCAGGCTATTCTGGACTGGCAGAGGAGAACTATGGAAATGATGTATTCTGACATCGCGGACGCTCTCCGTGCCAGAGGACTTGAGGCTACCAACCTTGACGACTACCTTGTGTTCTTCTGCTTAGGAAACCGTGAACTCAATAAGGAAGGCGACGGATACGCCCCACGGGAGCACCCCGAGCCAAATAGCGATTATGCCAGAGCTCAACAAGCAAGAAGATTCATGATCTACGTCCATGCCAAGTTGATGATAG TTGATGATGAATACATAATCGTCGGATCCGCCAACATCAATCAAAGGTCGATGGATGGGGCGAGGGACACCGAGATTGCCATTGGTGCTTACCAATCTGCTCATCTTAGTAGCAACACCAAGGCAGCGAGGGGGCAAATCCACGGCTTCCGCGAAGCCTTGTGGTACGAACACCTTGGGGTGCTCGACAAAGCCTTCCTCCAGCCAGAGAGTCTGCAGTGCATACGAAATATGAAGAGGATCGCGGCGAGAAACTGGGAGCTCTATGCGGCAGACGCCATTAACCGTGATCTCCCAGGCCATTTGCTTCGCTACCCCGTCGTGCTTGGTGATGATGGCCAGCTCAAGGCTTTGCCCGGGATGCATTTCTTCCCTGATACCAAAGCCCCTGTACTCGGCACCAAATCAGATTACCTCCCTCCTATTCTCACAACCTGA
- the LOC120263734 gene encoding phospholipase D alpha 1-like isoform X2: MAAILLHGTLHVTIFETNALFNSQKASVAPSKSFWKITKGRLMKRLSWIRRASFCRPKMVESIEESVGLKETNKLYATIDLEKARLGRTRMITENESSNPGWCETFHIYCAHMASDVIFTVKTNNPVGASLIGRAYLPVLEILSGREDVERWLAICDEERKPLAGGAKVHVKVQFLDISRDAQWGTGLQNENYPGVPYTFFPQQRGCKVTLYQDAHVLDGFIPKIPLAGGKYYEPQRCWEDIFDAISNARYLIYITGWSVYTEITLVRDPRRPRPGGDVTLGELLKMKAQEGVRVLMLVWDDRTSVGLLKKDGLMGTHDEETANYFQDTGVHCVLCPRNPDDGSSVVQDLQISTMFTHHQKSVMVDSDIPGSYKMTRRIVSFIGGIDLCDGRYDTQAHSLFRTLCTTHRADFHQPNFEGSSIQKGGPREPWHDIHCRLEGPVAWDVVSNFEQRWRKQSGGKDELLLPLHEMADDDVIIPPSPVILPSDRESWNVQLFRSIDGGAAFGFPEKPEDAARVGLVSGKDHIIDRSIQDAYINAIRRARNFIYIENQYFLGSSYGWRGGDDIKVEDIGALHLIPKELSLKIASKIEAGERFSVYVVVPMWPEGVPESASVQAILDWQRRTMEMMYSDIADALRARGLEATNLDDYLVFFCLGNRELNKEGDGYAPREHPEPNSDYARAQQARRFMIYVHAKLMIVDDEYIIVGSANINQRSMDGARDTEIAIGAYQSAHLSSNTKAARGQIHGFREALWYEHLGVLDKAFLQPESLQCIRNMKRIAARNWELYAADAINRDLPGHLLRYPVVLGDDGQLKALPGMHFFPDTKAPVLGTKSDYLPPILTT, encoded by the exons ATGGCGGCCATTCTGCTCCATGGAACTTTGCACGTCACCATCTTTGAGACCAACGCCTTGTTCAACTCTCAAAAGGCTTCAGTTGCTCCTTCCAAAAGCTTCTGGAAG ATAACAAAGGGCAGGTTGATGAAAAGATTGTCATGGATCAGGCGAGCATCATTTTGTCGCCCCAAG ATGGTTGAAAGTATAGAGGAATCCGTGGGGCTCAAGGAGACTAACAAGCTGTACGCAACCATTGATCTGGAGAAGGCTCGGCTCGGACGTACAAGAATGATCACAGAGAATGAAAGCAGCAACCCTGGATGGTGTGAGACTTTTCACATCTACTGCGCCCACATGGCTTCCGATGTCATCTTCACAGTCAAGACGAACAACCCAGTTGGAGCATCATTGATCGGAAGAGCTTACCTGCCGGTCTTGGAGATACTCAGCGGTCGCGAAGACGTAGAAAGATGGCTCGCTATCTGCGACGAGGAGCGGAAGCCACTTGCTGGAGGTGCTAAGGTTCATGTGAAGGTGCAGTTCCTTGACATTTCAAGAGACGCCCAATGGGGAACCGGGTTACAGAACGAAAATTACCCTGGTGTTCCTTATACCTTCTTCCCTCAGCAGCGAGGCTGTAAAGTGACGCTATACCAGGACGCTCACGTCCTTGATGGCTTCATTCCTAAGATCCCTCTGGCCGGTGGCAAATATTATGAGCCGCAGCGTTGCTGGGAGGACATCTTTGACGCCATATCCAATGCGCGGTATCTTATTTACATAACCGGCTGGTCGGTATACACGGAGATCACTTTAGTGCGAGATCCCCGTAGGCCCAGACCCGGAGGAGATGTGACCCTCGGGGAGCTGCTTAAGATGAAGGCCCAAGAAGGCGTTCGGGTCCTCATGCTTGTGTGGGATGACAGGACGTCTGTGGGACTGCTGAAGAAGGACGGCCTGATGGGCACACATGACGAAGAAACAGCAAACTACTTCCAGGACACGGGTGTGCATTGTGTGTTGTGCCCCCGAAATCCTGACGATGGCAGCAGCGTGGTTCAGGACCTGCAAATCTCTACTATGTTCACTCATCATCAGAAGAGTGTTATGGTGGATAGCGACATACCTGGCAGCTACAAGATGACGAGGAGGATCGTGAGTTTCATTGGCGGAATCGATTTGTGCGACGGGAGGTATGACACGCAAGCCCATTCTCTTTTCAGGACGCTGTGTACTACGCATCGCGCCGACTTTCACCAGCCCAACTTTGAAGGTTCGTCTATACAAAAGGGCGGGCCGAGAGAACCTTGGCACGACATCCATTGCAGGTTGGAGGGCCCCGTTGCCTGGGACGTAGTCTCCAATTTCGAGCAGCGATGGAGGAAACAGAGCGGTGGAAAAGATGAGCTTCTACTGCCTCTCCACGAGATGGCTGACGATGATGTCATCATCCCACCCTCTCCTGTCATACTCCCCTCTGACAGAGAGTCATGGAACGTGCAGTTATTCAGGTCTATCGACGGGGGCGCCGCGTTCGGCTTCCCAGAGAAACCAGAAGACGCGGCCAGAGTGGGCCTGGTGAGCGGCAAGGATCACATAATTGACCGGAGCATTCAGGATGCTTACATAAATGCCATACGCAGGGCGAGGAATTTTATCTACATTGAGAATCAGTACTTCCTCGGTAGCTCGTACGGCTGGAGGGGCGGTGATGACATCAAGGTGGAGGACATCGGAGCGTTGCATCTCATCCCCAAGGAGCTCTCCTTGAAAATTGCCAGCAAGATTGAAGCCGGGGAGAGATTTTCTGTGTACGTTGTGGTCCCTATGTGGCCTGAGGGCGTACCTGAGAGCGCCTCAGTTCAGGCTATTCTGGACTGGCAGAGGAGAACTATGGAAATGATGTATTCTGACATCGCGGACGCTCTCCGTGCCAGAGGACTTGAGGCTACCAACCTTGACGACTACCTTGTGTTCTTCTGCTTAGGAAACCGTGAACTCAATAAGGAAGGCGACGGATACGCCCCACGGGAGCACCCCGAGCCAAATAGCGATTATGCCAGAGCTCAACAAGCAAGAAGATTCATGATCTACGTCCATGCCAAGTTGATGATAG TTGATGATGAATACATAATCGTCGGATCCGCCAACATCAATCAAAGGTCGATGGATGGGGCGAGGGACACCGAGATTGCCATTGGTGCTTACCAATCTGCTCATCTTAGTAGCAACACCAAGGCAGCGAGGGGGCAAATCCACGGCTTCCGCGAAGCCTTGTGGTACGAACACCTTGGGGTGCTCGACAAAGCCTTCCTCCAGCCAGAGAGTCTGCAGTGCATACGAAATATGAAGAGGATCGCGGCGAGAAACTGGGAGCTCTATGCGGCAGACGCCATTAACCGTGATCTCCCAGGCCATTTGCTTCGCTACCCCGTCGTGCTTGGTGATGATGGCCAGCTCAAGGCTTTGCCCGGGATGCATTTCTTCCCTGATACCAAAGCCCCTGTACTCGGCACCAAATCAGATTACCTCCCTCCTATTCTCACAACCTGA